A window of Ranitomeya variabilis isolate aRanVar5 chromosome 2, aRanVar5.hap1, whole genome shotgun sequence contains these coding sequences:
- the LOC143808949 gene encoding uncharacterized protein LOC143808949: protein MMSYDPVTQVQPFQKKLRDTITKSEQEIVAGKKAKLQRDKQDYERGTAFKWKHSGNRRPQSTSAHTSLGATGEHSLSDFFSVGYKRHGRRTRRGKRNKTRQATTLAASTGAEKGWQTPEVTNNQLQIINLSKHTLSEAERKSILKALHHKPEILPDSSIAVDRRVFTDLLDLLNENDTIPVEFLDLRLIRQGDTIFTDLYCKSTAANGLLDYRSFHPHHLKKNLLVGQFYRIRQVTFVLRASRSQHVYRQEDILDLLSQMLYSALKLFREKNCYNQLKSTQTIALDLFHNHWNNVSELFKQHWDILKTDSKVADLLPEYPLLTARRAPNLRDSLSRSHFIRPTMRVGRGLTLRGMYLCGDCNICPFVSKGSSFTNPGDASVHTLRDYMNCKTMNLIYVIVCSCPMVYVEQTSQELRKRIQQHISNINCARQDLSKGKNISTVAMHFLQVHSSSTHDLRVQGLQMVPNNLRKTDRQGELLRLEARWIFQLGSVAPGGLNEDLLYTGFLLS, encoded by the exons ATGATGAGCTATGATCCTGTAACACAGGTCCAACCATTTCAGAAAAAACTTAGAGACACCATTACTAAATCTGAACAGGAAATTGTGGCAGGAAAGAAGGCGAAACTACAGCGTGACAAACAGGATTATGAAAGAGGTACAGCCTTTAAATGGAAACATTCAGGCAATAGGAGACCGCAATCTACTTCAGCTCACACGAGCCTAGGAGCAACAGGCGAGCATAGTCTGAGTGATTTTTTTAGTGTCGGATACAAGCGACACGGACGGAGGACAAGGAGGGGGAAGCGTAACAAGACAAGGCAGGCGACCACGCTAGCAGCCAGCACAGGGGCAGAGAAAGGGTGGCAGACGCCAGAAGTAACAAACAATCAACTACAGATTATTAATCTGTCCAAACATACATTATCCGAAGCGGAAAG AAAAAGTATCTTAAAAGCACTTCATCATAAACCAGAAATTTTACCAGATTCATCGATAGCAGTGGATAGACGGGTCTTTACGGATCTCCTGGATCTTCTCAATGAGAATGACACAATCCCAG TGGAGTTCTTGGACCTAAGGCTTATTCGCCAAGGGGACACCATTTTCACagatctttactgtaagagtacgGCTGCGAATGGACTACTGGACTACAGGAGCTTTCACCCCCACCACTTGAAGAAAAATCTACTGGTTGGACAGTTCTACAGAATCCGTCAAGTGACTTTTGTTCTCAGGGCAAGTCGCTCTCAACACGTTTACAGGCAAGAGGATATCCTAGATCTATTGTCACAAATGCTTTACAGCGCACTAAAGCTATTCCGAGAGAAAAATTGCTACAACCAACTAAAAAGCACTCAGACAATAGCCTTAGATTTATTTCACAATCACTGGAACAATGTCTCGGAACTATTTAAACAGCATTGGGATATTTTAAAGACCGATTCGAAGGTAGCAGACCTTTTACCGGAGTACCCCCTGTTAACGGCAAGACGAGCACCTAATTTACGGGACTCTCTCTCTAGGAGCCACTTTATTAGGCCAACAATGAGAGTGGGCAGAGGACTCACTTTAAGGGGCATGTACCTGTGTGGGGACTGTAACATTTGCCCATTTGTAAGTAAGGGCTCCTCTTTCACTAACCCAGGAGATGCATCCGTGCATACTCTCAGGGACTATATGAACTGTAAGACAATGAATTTGATTTATGTGATTGTATGCTCCTGCCCTATGGTATACGTGGAGCAGACTTCACAGGAGCTACGTAAACGTATTCAGCAGCATATTTCAAATATTAATTGTGCTAGACAGGATTTATCTAAGGGCAAAAATATATCCACGGTCGCTATGCATTTCTTACAGGTACATTCCAGCAGTACCCATGACCTACGAGTACAGGGGTTACAAATGGTTCCGAATAATCTTCGAAAAACAGATCGACAGGGAGAGCTTCTTAGACTAGAGGCGCGCTGGATATTCCAGCTGGGCTCAGTCGCACCAGGAGGCCTCAATGAGGACCTTTTATATACGGGTTTTCTGTTGTCCTAA